The sequence NNNNNNNNNNNNNNNNNNNNNNNNNNNNNNNNNNNNNNNNNNNNNNNNNNNNNNNNNNNNNNNNNNNNNNNNNNNNNNNNNNNNNNNNNNNNNNNNNNNNNNNNNNNNNNNNNNNNNNNNNNNNNNNNNNNNNNNNNNNNNNNNNNNNNNNNNNNNNNNNNNNNNNNNNNNNNNNNNNNNNNNNNNNNNNNNNNNNNNNNNNNNNNNNNNNNNNNNNNNNNNNNNNNNNNNNNNNNNNNNNNNNNNNNNNNNNNNNNNNNNNNNNNNNNNNNNNNNNNNNNNNNNNNNNNNNNNNNNNNNNNNNNNNNNNNNNNNNNNNNNNNNNNNNNNNNNNNNNNNNNNNNNNNNNNNNNNNNNNNNNNNNNNNNNNNNNNNNNNNNNNNNNNNNNNNNNNNNNNNNNNNNNNNNNNNNNNNNNNNNNNNNNNNNNNNNNNNNNNNNNNNNNNNNNNNNNNNNNNGTTGGGGTCAAATTTTATCTtaagatttttaaattatgaGCTGATTTGAACATAAAGCAAGCTAAATTCAAATAGATACTTAGTATGTTTTATGGGGTGCAAAGCTAAGGAGACCTTAAAAGCTTAAAAGTTTGGTAGATCTTacaatatattataaaaataccATTTTTTCCCCCACCCTCTTTAGTATATTTAATGGGGTGCAATTATTCTAAGCTTAGGAAAAATTAAATCATGAACTTTGGTAGATCTtacaattttattcttttttaccGGGGTCTAATTCAAAGTTGcatcttttgaataatttttcTGTTGCATAGCACCCTGTAGTGGTCACAGTAATCAAGTACAGATTAAAATTTCCTTTATGAAAGGAATCTTttgtttcttttacttgtttgtgTAGAAGAATGGTGAGACTTCTGAATTGCCATCAAGGCATGCCCCACCACCACGTACTTCTTCAAAGAGGAGCAGAGCTGCAGAATTTCATAATTTATCTGAAAAGCTACTACTACTGTTGGGCTCTGTCAAGCTTTAGGAGCTTATTTTATaataaaggtttttttttttttttttccttctttctttttttttttggaaattgtTTTTTCTTTGGAGGTTTTTGTTGATTATGTGGTTTTGTTGGATTTTCAGAGAAGAAGGAGTAGGATTAATGAGAAGATGAAGGCTTTACAGAATTTAATTCCAAATTCTAACAAGGTACATGAGTATATTATAATAGTAGTTCATTTAAACCaagtgttatttaaaaaaaaataattgttaaATTTACAACTTTATCTAAATTGGTAATTATTTTTTCTTCCCAGTATCCTTTCACCCTTACAAAAATGATCactttaatttgttaatttttcttttaccaATATTTGCCTATGatgagtttttctttttctttggtttgGTTTCAATAGACAGACAAAGCTTCAATGCTAGATGAGGCTATAGAATATTTAAAGCAGCTTCAGCTTCAAGTGCAGGTGAATCTTCTTTAAGTTTGGGCTTGTCATTTGTTCTCTCCTTGACCCATATATTTTGTTTTCCTAAATAAGAATATTTAGTTATCTGACATTCAAAAAAGGTCTAATTTTATTGTATAAACTTTTTCTAACAGTTGGGAACTATAAAACATGTTTTGGCACTGCAATCTGTTAATAAGAACCAACAGCAAATAGTATCATGGACTTAATAAATTGTTTTAGTGTGGCCAACTTTGATTTTGTGTGAGGGATTTTTAGCAGCACATTTCAGCACCTTGTCAAATTCTATGTTGTTTTTACTTTGAAAATGTTTCAATACTTTTCAATACTTTGCAGATGTTAATGatgagaaatggtttgagcttACATCCAATGTCACTACCAGGAGGATTGAGACCTATGATCCTGCCACATACTGGTGTGGATTTTGATGAAGGTAACAGATTTCAGAACTCTATCAATGGTGGGGCTCCATCATCATATACAGCCGACGAAAGCTTGGTGGCGCGGCCGCCTTTTGGTTTTCACAGACCATGCAGCATCTCAAACCAATCTGCTGCTATGCCATCATTGACAAATCTAGCTACTTCAGATAACTCATCAAGCTTTCAATCCTCTATCAAGGTACATGTTTGATACTTTAGCCCCTTTGATATGATCCTAAATACTCTCTCAAAAGGGAGTGATTAAGATATGACTAAAGTAACAAAATCAAGGCTTGGTGAAACATTTCATATCAAGCCTTGATTttgagtttgtgtttttattttcagtgTTTTCTATTTTTAGAATTTcgcaaaagagaaagaaaaaatagtgaaaatttctcaaataagaaaaaaaaaaataggtatATGACTTTATAATTCAAAGACATATAAGTCTTTAgctaattaaaaatacaaaaacgtctatctttttctaaaatacgAGACCTTTAAATTTTTCTGTCCAAAATATATAAGGACAAATAGATCCTATAGAAGAATTTAGAGGTTTCATATTTTAGAAACTGAGAAacgtttttgtatttttaattagttgATGACTTTTTTTTTTAGTGACTAGTTGATGACTTTTTTGTCATCAAAGTAAAAGACCAAAGACTTATTTATCGTTTTCTCAAATAATAAAATCTTGCTTTCTGTTCTCTCAAATAGTAAAATCcctgttttctctttgtttttttttttttacaaaattttgaaaataaaaaacttttacTAAATACTTAAAGTAGATATTTTCAATATCTTAAAACATTTTCAATATCTTAGAAGCTTAATAAACAATCAATTATTGGGTAATGTTAGGGAGATAAAAAAAACAGCCgaaacttgccttatttagcatttcgcaacaattaataaatgctaaataaggcaagttatgactgtttttggctgattttctttggttactaaATATTTCCGCCAATTATTTTGCTCATTTAGTTAGGATGATGTTTAGGAGAATTTATTAGGACTTAGAAGGATAAATAATCTCTCTTTCTTAATCTGTTGGAACTTATCAATTGTTGTTTGTGATGTGAAAGGATGCACACATGCCATAACTGCTTTTGGATACAACAAGGATCAGAAAAAACCCATCCCCAGAAGTGTCTTAAAATCTCATATTTCGTTCAGCAAAGCCATCTctaaatagaatatatttttgtttttgagaCATTATAGTCTAAACTCAAAACTCAAATTTGCTAACTACATATGGAACTCCATTGGGTTGCTTCACTTCTTCGTGGTATAATTGGTAATAGTTTGACACAATCTTTGTGCTCTTACATTAGcattaaaaatatacaatataTATCCAAATGCAAAATGGATCATGTAACATTCTACACCATATCATGACTTTCTTTTTAAGTATTTGGTTTTGTTTTATATGTTTGTTAGTTATATTTATAGGTAATTAGATAggtataataatattaataatcacATTGGTGAATATTATTTAGTGTGTCTTTCTTCTCTTCATGGGTCGAGTTTGTAACGAACTATCTAAAAAAAGGTATAATATTGGTTAGAATGTAAATATTTATGGTTGCGTCATTTAATCTTATTTAGATTATTATACTTAGTGACCTATCTAATATACTGTAGGTTagaggattttttttttctctcaattAATTCAAGTAATATTGTAAAATGTGATATTTTATTATAGCCTCTTTAAgtgaaattaaaggaaaacaaaaaATCACACTTGATAGCGTCAGAACAAATTAAAAGGATTTAATCTTGGTTTTTTCTTTCCCCTAAAAAATGAGTGTTTTTAAATACTCAGAAGAGaaaaatgaacaaaaataaatataaaacaaaataacaaCCACAAAAacaatatctaattttttttattgcttAATAGAAAAACATTTGAtgaaagtgtttttttttttttttttatcaatttcacTTTTTTTCACATTAAAATAAATgtttttggctttttttttttttttttgatttccCACGGTATCCTTCAACCCGACAGGCTAAGGACTGagttccatttaagggtttgtcgctggccaatgggttgctgcatgtacAAGGCGTGGGTTGCTGCATgtacaaggcgggattcgaactcccgacacttgcttaaacgGACTAGTAAGTTAACCACTAAACTAATCtaactagaccaacccaacttggttaaTGTTTTTGGctattttatttgttaaaatttAACGACATAATTTTTTGGCTATTTTCCCTTgaattttctcttttcattttgGGTTAAAGTGCTTCCAAACAAACCCAACCCTTCAAATTAAATATATACTCAATTATATTATCTATGATCCTAGTTATGTACTCAAATGTAGTTGCAAAATGAATGCAACAAAAACATCAATTTTTGTATTAGAGTGGATAAGAATATAAATTTTAGTATTAGAGTGTTTGGATATGTGGAAATTTAACTACTATTATTGTAATCTCAATACATCCGTCTTAAAAACAATGTCTTCAGATAAATTATACAAATTTTGTTGAATCCTAAACACGGGTGTGCtaatgatgatgacaaaatatcgagtaaataaataaattagaccCAATTTTAATTACATTAaagtaattaaatatttattttcttaaacAAAGTTGAAGTTTGAGTTTCACAATAAGTCAAATTTTTTTCCCTAATGAAATGATTTGACAAAAACAAGTTAGTTGcaaatcaataaattataactagaTGTTAAGGAATTTAAACCTATAGTTTATATTCAAATTCGAACAAAATGGCTccaatttgatattttttaataaaaaataaaaaatcatattacTTACATGCAaagcaaaagcaaaaaaaaaaaattactaggTCATAATAATGGTAGAGAAGGCAAGGAATGTTAGAACTTTGAAGATGAGCCTTTGGTGGAATATaaagtagcgtttgttttgaggtactgagacagagactgagagactaagactcagtatcatgtttgttggttcagagactgatactaaaatttttgtctctgtctccaaaatttcagtatttcagtacctccaaaaagtggggacacaggggactaaaatttttagagatggaaactgaaattttaataacattttatacctaaaatatcctcatttcgattgattaattccaattttaccttttgtgcaaattaaattagagttttattgttgtttcaatttctgtctcccattttgcaccaaatagAATACTGAAATTtgtttcaatctctgtctcttaatctctgtctctcagtctcagtctctatctctccaccaaacactaCCTAAGTCTCAAAATGTTAAGAAGCTAAGATTAGAATGAATTGGAGGATGACATGCATGAGAGACACAATACAAGTTGAAACAAAAAGTGTGTATTAATATTGTGTGCTTAATATATATTAATGATCATCACTAATCATATTCCATCATTACTATTTTGTTTACACATGTGACATGTGGTCCACCTTTAACATTACATGCATGATGCATGCATGGTGTGAGGTGGTGGCAAAGAGTTTGCTACTTGATAATCAAAATTGATATTTtgtgtatatttttatataattttttttcttatttttattaattaattttaacacaaaaataaaaattatacaaaaGAGATACATATATTATTCTCTATTCTCCATTCATCACCATTCATGGATAATGTGAAATATAACAAATTCCATAATAAAAACTATAAGGTGAATTGTAAATAAGCTATTATTATAATAGTGATTACAATGATTGTCTAAAATCACCacgttttttttatatttttacaatatttttaactttcactttttgaaaataatatcttttaaatattaaaaaatatattttagtttcaacaaatattgtcaaaattgaATAGCTACTATACAATACGTTGGGTTATATTTATATACTTATATTAATGTAGTTAATGGTTCTTTTTTTTTGTCAACGATATCTCCTAATTTGACAGGTCAAAGATTGATCCGTTGCACACTCGAACCCCGACATTTGTTTAAACCATAATTGTAAGAATCGAATTGGTGATTAAACCGATCAAATTACTAATTTACTGATTTATTAGTTCAACCGATAAATTATTGATTGAACCGATAAAACCggttatatataaataaaaaataaaaaatagtcaaaaacctttaaaattttaaaatacacatatttactaatatttaaaaaacaactaaatcttaaattttaaaaataattaatacaaatataaacataaaattacttaatactaatacaataatattttaatttaacacAATAAAAATATCAATTCATAATATcagtaaattttaatattaatatcaaaACAGATAATGCGTTAATGGTTTTCACACTTGTTTTGGGCCAGCTGGGTTCATATCTGAAGATAATGTTTTTTAGGTCTCGGTGCTTCGGTCCCGATGCCCAACCCAAAAAGggtaaatatttaattatatatttttaaaatttaaacacgGAATTGAAATTGATGGTTTAATACATTAATTTGCAATTAAGTATTTAAGTGTAACCCAAAAAATattttgtcaaaaataaaaaGGAGTGTGGAAATTACAAGAAACTTCCTTCATTGGCCACTTCGCTATTCTCATTGGAAAGAACCTTCTTCCTTACAcgctctttcttcttcttcttcttccatggttTTCCCTCAGCACCAGTTCCAACGGCACTACCAAACCCACCaccagcagcagcaacaacaaccacaaaCTAAATCTTTCAGGTAATTATCATCACCCCAAATGTTTTATATATATCATTTTTGTTCCTACTTCAGAAACCTGCAAGCAATGGAAGCTCATATGCCACCTCAGGTTCCCTTTTACAATCCCACTGATTTGCAAGATCAGTCCCAACATCCACCATACATTCCTCCATGTATGTAAATTCTTCACCTTTTAGCTATCCTTTTGCTGAATTTGCCTTTTTTTTAGCTACATATGTTTAATAGTACACTTGTTAAGTGACCCAATTAGGTTTTCTTGTGGAATAGCACCCCATTTGGTCAGTTTGAGCTAAATTTGTTAATTTATGTTATATAATGATTCCATTACCggaaagtttgaaaatttcttttCAGCTGCATATGTTTAATAGTACCTTGGAAAATCTGAATTGTAAAGAAAATGACTCAGTTAGGTTTTATTGTGGCATGACACCCCTCTTGGTTATTTTAAGTTAAAGCTGTTAATTTTATGTTGCATGATTATTCCATCGCTAGAAAGTTTGAAATTTTTAAGTCTGTTGTGTTTTCCCTCAACATTCTTTTGGTCATGTTAAATGTAGTTGGTGGGATTGACATAGTTCACCATAGTAAATTATGCTCTCAATTTAATGGATTATGATGCTTTTTTGTTCTTGTATGTAGTCCATGTTGTTGGGTTTGCTCCGGGTCCAGTTCCTCCCGCCGATGGTAGTGACGGTGGTGTTGATTTGCAATGGAATTACGGTTTGGAACCTGAGAGGAAGAGACTAAAAGAACAGGATTTCTTGGAGAACAATTCTCAGGTATCTTCTGTAGATTTCCTGCAGCCACTATCGGTGTCCACTGGATTGGGCTTGTCACTTGACAATCCCCGCTTGGTTTCAACTGGAGACTCTGCTCTGTTGTCACTCATTGGAGATTAGAAAATTTCGGGATCCCATTGCCTGGGATGAGAGGGGGAGTATTATATCAGCCTTTTAATTGGGATGTAAATTATGTAACCGAAATGGAGTCACCTATTGTTAATGCCTTTTATTCTCACCATAAGATGGACATGTTCTGATTGTTATCTGTTTTTGTATCTTGTTTCCGAACCCGCCCACCCcccaaacaaaaaaaaacccttctattctcttctttgcTCAGTCTTATATGAACTTTCGAATGCATGCAAGCCAATATCATTTGTGCCTGACAGAGGTggttctgcatttttcatgcttATTGCTTTTATTGAATAAAGTTCAGTTGCTGTATGTTTCCTTAGATGGTTATGCGAACTGCCTATTGAATAAATATGTGCATCATTGTTTGAATCTTCAAAGAAATCTGAACATACTTCATTATCTTCCCGTTCTCTGCATGATGGCTGTTTTTTTCAATCAACTGTGTTTTCTTGCTTTTAGAAGTTACTGCTTCAAAGTTCAAGTCCTTTATGCCACATTGAAGCCTGATGTGCCATCCATATAAAGAAAACTTTTCTTGTATATGAAGATGGGACACTAATTAATCATCTTCTCTAATAGGGCGAACAAATGAGGCAATCAATTTTAGATAAGGTTCAGGCTTCACAGCTTCAGAGCGTTTTGGTTATCGAAGACAGGGTCCTTCAGAAACTCCGCGAGAAGGAAGCCGAGGTAGAAAGCATTAACCGGAGGAACATGGAGCTGGAAGACCAAATGGAGCAATTAACTATGGAAGCAGGTGTGTGGCAGCAAAGAGCCAAGCACAACGAGAGCATGATTGCTGCTCTCAAGTTCAACCTTCAGCAAGCATATGTCCAGAGCCGAGATAGTAAGGAAGGATGTGGCGACAGTGAGGTGGACGACACGGCTTCTTGCTGCAACGGCCGTTCCATCGATTTCCATCTTCTCTCAAAGGAGAACAATGGTATGAGAGAGATGATGACATGCAAGGCTTGTAGAGTCAATGAAGTTAACATGCTTTTGTTACCTTGTAAGCATCTTTGCCTTTGTAAAGACTGTGAAAGTAAGCTTAGTTTTTGTCCTTTATGTCAATCCTCTAAATTTATTGGTATGCAGGTCTATTTGTAACTTGATACATTACTTTGGCATGTAACATGATCtctaattttatatttaagttATGTGGATCTCTAATTTGTCCCTGATTAAAAGCAGAGAGAACAAAATGGTTTCTTAGGATTTGATGGAGGTTATTGAAAAAAGAACAGGGCTTTCATTTGGCTACTTCATTGGATGGACGTAGCAGATCTATGCCATTCACAGCCATGTTTATTCACAactaaaaagataattaaaagaaGGGTTAGATATATCGGTTTTGTTTCTCAAACCAAAGTTCTAGTTGTAGCAGTTAGAAGTTAGAACTAAACATCAAGTCAGCAAGTATCATAGAGTGAGCTCTAATATATGTCAAGGATAATTTGGCATCATGAAATACTATGACATGAAAATGCAggatcaaattatttttttccaAGAACAATTTTCCTTACACAGgttatctatttttattatttttcaacagTAATACACGATTATCAATTTCTCAGCATCTTTCGAACACAAAAGGTAACCCTTAAAATGGCTGATTATTTTGCATTCTAAACAATCTAAGATCACCTTCGAATAAATAATTACTAGTTGAGTTGGTTCATGAGCTTCTTTTGCTGCAGTTGGTAGCAATTCCACAAAATTCTCAACACTTTAAAAGCCAACTAATAGGTTGTTTCAGACAGCATATCAGCAACTACAACCTCCCAAGTCTCTGCATTAATCTTAACCGGAAAATATTACTCATCTGTTAAGATAAGTAAACATCATACACCCACTTCAAATTATTGGTTCACATTGTGATGAAACTTTTCATTGCTGCCTTGGAACCTTTTTTGCTGGGACAATCCACCAAATCGGAACAGAGACAAAGATCACACACAAGAAGATCTAGTCAATGTCTTCCCAACTTACTGCATTAGGTGGACAGTGATGCAAGTTCAGTGATAAGCTCAGTTACACTCTTATCCTCGCTACAAGAACTCTTTACAATAGTTTCCCAGCTCTCCATGTCAGGTTCTACCCTTCTCTTCTCCATCTCTTCTAAAACAAAGCAAGCACCATCAACATTCCCAGAGCTTAACAGCCCAACAACCAAACAACAAAAAGTTTCAGGACGCGGACAATGTCCACTGACAAGCATTGCATTCAAAATACTCAAACCCAACTCAAAATCTCCAACCCTGCACAAACTGTCCACCATCATCCTGTATGTCGCAGCATTCGGCTCGCAACCACCTATCTGCATCTCAACCAACATCTTATAAGCCTCTGCTGTCCTACCTTCCTTGCAAAGATAATTTATCAGTATATTATATGTCACAACATCCGGCTTaatcctcctcttcttcatctcATGAAGCACGGACTTTGCCTCCTCAATCCTCCCTCTCCTCCCCAAATCATTCATCAGAACAGAGAAATTAACCAGCCTAGGCTTACACCCACGATACGCCATGTCAAACAACAGCTTCTTGGCTTCATCAAACTTCTCCAAAGAGCACAACCCTTCCATCAAAAGCGCATAAGTCACTGCATTAGCatacttctttttcttgttcatgTCCTCAAGCAAAGCCATGGCATTGTCCAAATCACCCTTTCTACACAAAAACCCAATCAAGCTATTGTAAGTCACAACACTTGGCTGCACCTTCCTctgaagcatttcatcaaacacatcacaGGCTTTCCCAAACTCACCTTTTTCCAACCACCCCTTTATCATAACATTGAACGAAACCGTGTTTGGACGAAACCCCATGTCACGTGACCTCAAGAAAACATCATTGGCCTCGTCGAACCGGTCACTGTCAACCAGAACATTAAGAATCGCGTTGAAAGACTGCAACGTTCGGGCACAGTTAAACTTGGGCATTCGATCAAAAAGCTCAGTAGCTTTGTCCGGAAGCTTCGATTTTCCGTAGTGTTGAAAGAGCGCAACGAAGAGGCTCTCTCTGCATTGTATGTTTGTGCGTTGC is a genomic window of Arachis ipaensis cultivar K30076 chromosome B06, Araip1.1, whole genome shotgun sequence containing:
- the LOC107648578 gene encoding transcription factor APG isoform X1 — translated: MGGCNGGSFPCDSSEDFSALFNQLLSPPPQPNLTITNRVLGPSSSAVSSSAFRFSSSSLHDDDDDDDEDHPFLDHNPSNNNNNNNNNNNNCNDDYIPAPLHDSDDANNNTRPHHHHPIEKNGETSELPSRHAPPPRTSSKRSRAAEFHNLSEKRRRSRINEKMKALQNLIPNSNKTDKASMLDEAIEYLKQLQLQVQMLMMRNGLSLHPMSLPGGLRPMILPHTGVDFDEGNRFQNSINGGAPSSYTADESLVARPPFGFHRPCSISNQSAAMPSLTNLATSDNSSSFQSSIKDAHMP
- the LOC107648578 gene encoding transcription factor APG isoform X2, coding for MGGCNGGSFPCDSSEDFSALFNQLLSPPPQPNLTITNRVLGPSSSAVSSSAFRFSSSSLHDDDDDDDEDHPFLDHNPSNNNNNNNNNNNNCNDDYIPAPLHDSDDANNNTRPHHHHPIENGETSELPSRHAPPPRTSSKRSRAAEFHNLSEKRRRSRINEKMKALQNLIPNSNKTDKASMLDEAIEYLKQLQLQVQMLMMRNGLSLHPMSLPGGLRPMILPHTGVDFDEGNRFQNSINGGAPSSYTADESLVARPPFGFHRPCSISNQSAAMPSLTNLATSDNSSSFQSSIKDAHMP
- the LOC107605656 gene encoding LOW QUALITY PROTEIN: probable BOI-related E3 ubiquitin-protein ligase 3 (The sequence of the model RefSeq protein was modified relative to this genomic sequence to represent the inferred CDS: substituted 3 bases at 3 genomic stop codons), with the translated sequence MVFPQHQFQRHYQTHHQQQQQQPQTKSFRNLQAMEAHMPPQVPFYNPTDLQDQSQHPPYIPPFHVVGFAPGPVPPADGSDGGVDLQWNYGLEPERKRLKEQDFLENNSQVSSVDFLQPLSVSTGLGLSLDNPRLVSTGDSALLSLIGDXKISGFLVYEDGTLINHLLXXGEQMRQSILDKVQASQLQSVLVIEDRVLQKLREKEAEVESINRRNMELEDQMEQLTMEAGVWQQRAKHNESMIAALKFNLQQAYVQSRDSKEGCGDSEVDDTASCCNGRSIDFHLLSKENNGMREMMTCKACRVNEVNMLLLPCKHLCLCKDCESKLSFCPLCQSSKFIGMQVYL
- the LOC107605657 gene encoding pentatricopeptide repeat-containing protein At1g07740, mitochondrial, which gives rise to MIFRAAKTINRNPTTRFLHHHVNNLQSKTSSSNLHKPKRKKVIPFVAELKQVQDPKQALSLFNDYKERSFKHHYPSYAALLYKLARSRSFHDVETVLDHMQRTNIQCRESLFVALFQHYGKSKLPDKATELFDRMPKFNCARTLQSFNAILNVLVDSDRFDEANDVFLRSRDMGFRPNTVSFNVMIKGWLEKGEFGKACDVFDEMLQRKVQPSVVTYNSLIGFLCRKGDLDNAMALLEDMNKKKKYANAVTYALLMEGLCSLEKFDEAKKLLFDMAYRGCKPRLVNFSVLMNDLGRRGRIEEAKSVLHEMKKRRIKPDVVTYNILINYLCKEGRTAEAYKMLVEMQIGGCEPNAATYRMMVDSLCRVGDFELGLSILNAMLVSGHCPRPETFCCLVVGLLSSGNVDGACFVLEEMEKRRVEPDMESWETIVKSSCSEDKSVTELITELASLST